The stretch of DNA GGATCCGGGACAGAGGGATTCGGGACTGGAGCATTCCCGGGAGAACCGGGACAGAGGGATTCGGGACTGGAGCATTCCCGGTTGGAGAACCGGGACAGAGGGATTCGGGACTGGAGCATTCCCGGGAGAACCGGGACAGAGGGATTCGGGATTGGAGCATTCCCGGGAGAACCGGGACAGAGGGATCAGGGACTGGAGCATTCCCGGGAGAACCGGGACAGAGGGATTCGGGACTGGAGCATTCCCGGGAGAACCGGGACAGAGGGATCAGGGACTGGAGCATTCCCGGGAGAACCGGGACAGAGGGATTCGGGACTGGAGCATTCCCGGGGATAACCGGGACAGAGGGATTCGGGACTGGAGCATTCCCGGTTGGAGAACCGGGACAGAGGGATTCGGGACTGGAGCATTCCCGGGGGGAACCGGGACAGAGGGATTCGGGACTGGAGCATTCCCGGGGGGAACCGGGACAGAGGGATTCGGGACTGGAGCATTCCCGGGAGAACCGGGACAGAGGGATTCGGGACTGGAGCATTCCCGGTTGGATCCGGGACAGAGGGATTCGGGACTGGAGCATTCCCGGGGGGAACCGGGACCGGAGCCTCTCCCTCCCCGCGCACCCCCCGGGGCTCGGCGGCTcctccagccccgctcccggcgcTCCCGGTCCCCGCTGTCCGCACTCACCCGCGCGGCCCGAGCTCTTCCCGTGGTCTCTTCCCGGGATTTCCCTCAGTCCCCGGGATTTCCCTCAGTCCCCGGGCTGCGCCCCGGAGGTGGCCGGGACAGGAGGCCGAGGACGGCGAGGGGACCCCCGGGGCTgagcggcggcggctccgcggggGCGCGGAGGGGCCCGGCAGCCGCCCATGGGTGCGGGGTCCCGGCGCTGGGAGCGGGGCCCGCCCGGCCCGGAGCCTTTTGTAGGCGGGGAACGGGAGCGGGCCGGGATCCTCcgccccttccctccttccctccctccgtCCCACCGGGGCCGGGATCCTccgccccttccctccctccttcccaccggGGCCGGGATCCTccgccccttccctccctccgtCCCACCGGGGCCGGGATCCTccgccccttccctccctccttcccaccggGGCCGGGATCCTccgccccttccctccctccgtCCCACCGGGGCCGGGATCCTccgccccttccctccctccgtCCCACCGGGGCCGGGATCCTccgccccttccctccctccgtCCCACCGGGGCCGGGATCCTccgccccttccctccctccgtCCCACCGGGGCCGGGCTCCCCCCGCCGCTCCAGCGCCCGCCCCGGGCCgggagaggggcaggggaagagagaagCGGGAATGGAGCGTCCCACGGGAGAAACGGGGCAGGAACGGGATAAGGGGAAAACGGGAGAGGAGAATCTCCCGGAGTTACCGGGATAAGGGGAACCGGGATAGGAAACGGGGATTTCCCGGGAGAAACGGGGCAGGGACATGTCCCAGGGGGGATCGGGATAGGGGGAACCGGGATAGGAGCACATCCCGGAGGTACCGGGACAGGAACCGGGGGTACCGGGCCGGGAGCATCTCCCGGGGATACCGGGATAGGGGAAACCGGGATAGGAGCATCTCCCGGGAAAAACGCGGCGGGAACATCTGCCGGGAGTACCGGGACACGGGGAACCGGGATAGGAGCGTCCCCCGGGAAaaaatggggaggagaatcTGCTGGGAATACCCGGAGAGGGGAAACCGGGACAGGAGCACATCCCGGGGGAACCGGGCCAGGGAGAACCGGGGCAGGAGCATCCCTCGGGAAatcagggcaggggcaggggggaaCCCGGGCTGGAATATTCCCGGGGGAACGGGGAGAGGCGGAACCGGGGCTGGAATATTCCCGGGGGAACGGGGAGAGGAGGAATCGGGGCTGGAATATTCCCGGGGGAACGGGGGAGAGGAGGAACCGGGGCTGGAATATTCCcgggggaacagggagaggaggaacCGGGGCTGGAATATTCCCGGAGGAATCGGGGCTGGAATATTCCCGGGGGAACCGGGAGAGGCGGAATCGGGGCTGGAATATTCCCGGAGGAATCGGGGCTGGAATATTCCCGGGGGAACGGGGAGAGGAGGAATCGGGGCTGGAATATTCCCGGGGGAACGGGGAGAGGAGGAACCGGGGCTGGAATATTCCCGGAGGAATCGGGGCTGGAATATTCCCGGGGGAACCGGGAGAGGCGGAATCGGGGCTGGAATATTCCCGGAGGAATCGGGGCTGGAATATTCCCGGGGGAACCGGGAGAGGCGGAATCGGGGCTGGAATATTCCcgggggaacagggagaggaggaatcGGGGCTGGAATATTCCCGGAGGAATCGGGGCTGGAATATTCCCGGCGGAACCGGGAGAGGGAAAACCGAGGCCGGAACATTCCCGGGGGAAGCAGGGGctggaatatccccagggaagagaagcaggagCGTCCCCCCAGGTGGAAAAGGGCGGAGTTTCCCCCTGGAATTCCTTCCCGGAGGGAACGAGGCGGATCCgtgtcccagctccagggaattCCCATCCTTCCACTCCCAATTCCCGGCCGGCAGGAGCATCCAAAACCCCGGGAATGGGGAGAGGAGCGCTGAATCctcagggaaactgaggcacggagaGTCTGGGATGATCCCAAACTCCTCGGCCGCGGCTcggtgggagcagggaatgacAATCCGGGATGAAGGGAAGGGCCAGGATTTGTCCTTTATCCCAGGAAAGGCGAAAAAGTGGAAATATTTCACTGGATTTCGGGAGATTCCAGCGGGACCGAGCGTTCGgagcttttcctcctcctcgTTTCCATCCATGGATTTGTTCTGGGATGGGTCCGGGTTGGATTCCGGCACGGGGGAGCCTCGCCCTGCGGGATTCTGCTGGAAAAGAGGAACGAGAGAGGAAAAACGGGATTTAAAGCGATTAAAACGGGATAAAAGCTGCTCCGGAGACGGGAATGACTTCTGGTGCCAGCGGAGGTCAAACCCATcccatggaatcatggaattgttgaGGTGGGAAAAGCCCTTGGAGACGAGGAAATCCAGCCGGGAGGGAACACGGAAGCAGTCGGGATCCGAGCTGGTTTTTTGGGAATGTGGAGCAGGAAAAGAGCCCCAAAATCCCTTCCCAAACCCTCTCCCAGCAACCCCGCGGATCCCCGGGAGGAAAAGCTGGATCAGACTTGGGAGcaaatcccaaatcctgcagaTCCTGTGGCTGCCCCCggatccctggaagcgttcCCGGGccgggctggagcagcctgggatcaGGGAatgtgtcccagcccatggaatGGGGGTGGATTTAAGggcccttcccacccaaacctcTCCGTGATGCGAATTCCATGAGGAATTTCCCTTTCCATGGTTTTCCTGGCgatgttttcctgcaggaatcTCTCTCCGAGCCGGTGCCCGACTCCAGGCTGGTGATTTGATGGAAAGCGCACCGGGATTCCCAGGGATTTTCGGATGGGATTTGGATCCTGGGCGTTGCACCAAGGGAGGTCCAGGTTGGATTTTGGGAACGATTCCTGCCTGGAAAGGTTTTCCAGCCCTTCCAGCTGCCCGGGGCGGGGCTGGAGCCCCCATTCCCGGTGGGATCGAAATCCCTGTGGATTTGGGGTGGGAGCTGGAACCGGGGTGGCCCCGGCAGTGCCGGGAATGGTTGGATCCACGGGCTCCGAGGGCTTTTCCAAGCTCAACAATTCCATGGTTTTATGGACAAGGGgcctcccccagctctgcaggagcaggaattccttccccaaatcccactTTCCAGGATGAAACGATTCCTTTCCATGATTCCCCCGCCTCcaatccctgctccagcgcTGCCATCCCGAAATTCCAGCGGCTGCGATCGGGAGGGATCTCCCGCTGCGGATCCCACACGAACGGGGAATCGCCGAGCGCCGGGACACCGGGAATGGATCCCACCGGGAATGGATCCCACCGGGAATGGATCCCACCGGCAATGGAtcccggggcgggcgggcaggggTGGCTGGGATCTTGGGAAGCGATTCCTCCCTCCGGGAGCTTCCAGGGACGCAATTCCCGAGCTCCTGGGGCCCCCTAAAGGCCCGCATTGGGAGCGAGCCCGGGAGTGGGAAAAATCCACGGAAAGGCCCCAAAATCCCTCCCTTGGAATCTCAGATGGGAGCGCGGAGCCGGCCCGGATCCAAAGGGGGATTCGGGATCGCCCGTTCCAGGTGGGAACATCCCCGAAGCCCAAAAGGAGCTCCGGGATCAGATCCCGGCCCTGCCTGGCCGGGGCAGCGCTGAGATTCCGCCCTTCCCGTTAAAGATCCCACAGAATTCCCGGATCCCCGGGggttttcctgcatttccctcctcttccctgcgttttcccagctttttcttcctctttttgtttcatttttcttcgttttcccccatttttttgGCCTTcattcccacctttcccttctttccccttttctccccttctccctctctttttcccatttttcctttgcttttccccattttcctgctgttttccttcatttttaccctttctcctcagttttccctttgttttccccatttttcccGGTGTTCCccattttccccctccccccagcgCATCGGGGGGGGTTTTGGGGAAACCCCAAAttgggggggatttgggggtcGGGAACACcgggaaaatggggaaaaacaaagggaaaactgagggaaaaggggaaaaatggaggggaaaaaagacaggaaaatggagaaaagcaaaggaaaaatgggaaaaaagcaaagggaaaactgagggaaaggggtaaaaatgaaggaaaacagcaggaaaatggggaaaagtgaaggaaaaatgggggaaagtgaaggaaaatgaggaaaagagaaggagaaggggagaaaaggggaaagaagggaaaggtgggaatgAAGgccaaaaaaaagggggaaagacaaagaaaaatgaaacaaaaagaggaagaaaaagctgggaaaaagcagggaagaggagggaaatgcaggaaaaccCCCGGGGATCCGGGAATTCTGTGGGATCTTTAACGGGAAGGGCGGAATCTCAGCGCTGCCCCGGCCAGGCAGGGCCGGGATCTGATCCCGGAGCTCCTTTTGGGCTTCGGGGATGTTCCCACCTGGAACGGGCGATCCCGAATCCCCCTTTGGATCCGGGCCGGCTCCGCGCTCCCATCTGAGATTCCAAGGGAGGGATTTTGGGGCCTTTCCGTGGATTTTTCCCACTCCCGGGCTCGCTCCCAATGCGGGCCTTTAGGGGGCCCCAGGAGCTCGGGAATTGCGTCCCTGGAAGCTCCCGGAGGGAGGAATCGCTTCCCAAGATCCCAGCCAcccctgcccgcccgccccgggaTCCATTGCCGGTGGGATCCATTCCCGGTGGGATCCATTCCCGGTGGGATCCATTCCCGGTGTCCCGGCGCTCGGCGATTCCCCGTTCGTGTGGGATCCGCAGCGGGAGATCCCTCCCGATCGCAGCCGCTGGAATTTCGGGATGGCAgcgctggagcagggattgGAGGCGGGGGAATCATGGAAAGGAATCGTTTCATCCTGGAAagtgggatttggggaaggaATTCCCGGCcgggagggtggggagggactgggctggaattcccagagaattCCCCCTCCTGTTTGGGGGGGTTTATCCCggttttggggtttattttgggATTTGGCCTCGTTCTGGGGGGGGCTCGTTCCGGTCCGGTATTGAAATGATCCCAAATAATCACCGGAATTCCGGAGCCAACGAGCCCGGGAGCCAAAGCCAAAACCATGGATTTTCTTGAAATGATCCCAAATAATCGCTGGAATTCCGGAGCGGGAAATGTGGATTTTATGGAACAGGGAATGCGGGAGAGAGGGAcgggaaaaggcagagaaagggCCGGGAACGAGGTGCGGGGACAGAAGGAGGGACAGAGCCAAGGAAATGTCCCCATCCCGGGATCCCGCTGGATCCACGCCCTGGGGACCCTCCCGGGATGGGGCAGAACTCCCGAAAAACACAAATCCCATGGATTCATAGGTGGGAACGGCCCGGGAGCCTCCTGGGATGGGGAGGATTTGGGGTCTGGGGCGCTTTGGGGTCTGGGGGGAatttggggtctggggcactTTGGGGTCTCTGGGACAGTGCCCGCTCCTCCCCCAGGGACCTCACTGGGGGAGCTGCACCCCGACTTTGGGGTGATTTATTCCATTTTCGGGGCCGTTGCAGGGCTGCACCCCCGTTTTGGGGTGATTTATCCCATTTTTGGTGCTGTTACATGGCTGCACCCCCACTTTGGGGTGATTTATCCCATTTTTGGGGCTGTTGCAGGGCTGCACCCCCACTTTGGGGTGATTTATCCCATTTTCGGGGCTGTTGCAGGGCTGCACCCCCACTTTGGGGTGATTTATCCCATTTTTGGGGCCGTTGCAGGGCTGCACCCCCACTTTGGGGTGATTTATCCCATTTTTGGGGCCGTTGCAGGGCTGCACCCCCGTTTTGGGGTGATTTATCCCATTTTTGGGGCTGTTGCAGGGCTGCACCCCCACTTTGGGGTGATTTATTCCATTTTCGGGGCCGTTGCAGGGCTGCACTCCACTTTGGGGTGATTTATTCCATTTTTGGGGCTGTTGCAGGGCTGCACCCCCACTTTGGGGTGATTTATCCCATTTTTGGTGCTGTTACATGGCTGCACCCCCACTTTGGGGTGATTTATCCCATTTTCGGGGCTGTTGCAGGGCTGCACCCCCGTTTTGGGGTGATTTATCCCATTTTTGGGACTTTTGCATAGCTGCACCCCCGTTTTGGGGTGATTTATCCCatttttgggatttttgcttAGCTGCACCCCCGTTTTGGGGTGATTTATCCCATTTTTGGGGCCGTTGCAGGGCTGCACCCCCATTTTGGGGTGGTTTATCCCAACCTCAGCAATTTCCCCAGCCTCAACAATTCCACAATTCCCGGATTCCAGGAGCAGCCGCCTcctcccagccccgctccccgcaTTCCAGCGGCTCCATCCTCATCGCTCCCGCTTTTCCTTGGGGTCCCTCCCTCTGTTCTCGGGACACCAAGAGAATTCCCGACCCCCTCatcctgcccagggcagggctggggtccccattcctggagggatttcagaTCCCTGTGGATTTGGGGGGACATGGATCAGTGGTGGCctgaagggggggggggggggcggttGGGCTTTTCCAGCCCGAAGAATTCCAGGATTCCCGGAGCTTTCCCGCTCGCTCCTCTCCCTCTGGCGCTGACGCTCACCTGGGTTCGCTCTTCCCAACAGAGGCGGGGCCGGCTCAGCTCCTCCGCGACATTCCCGGGAATTTTGGGAAGGGCGGGCGGGGGGTGCTCGCCCTTATGCTGAGGTTGCAGCCTCGTGGagccgtgcctcagtttccccattcCCGGCCTCCCGcggctgggaagggaagggaagggaagggatttagggaagggatttagggaagggaagggaagggaaggagaaggagggagggaagggaagggaggggtgggaggggtTCGAGGGAGGGGAGGGGCGGCCCCGCTGCTGAATAATTCAGCGCTGGCAGCGGGGGAAGCTCCGCACCGGCACCGAGACCGCACCGAGCTGAGCTCCGGAGCGCGGCACCGGCACCGAGACCacaccggcaccggcaccgcaCCGAGCTGAGCTCCGGAGCGCGGCACCGGCTCCGAGACCGGACCGGGACGGCACTGGGACCTCATCAGGCTCCGGGCACCTCACCGGGCTCTGCACCGGAACCGCCCCGGGACCACCTCGGGCTCCGCTCCGAGACCGCCCCGGCACCACCCCGAGCTCTGCACCGAGCACCGGGCAGCGCAGCTGGATCGCATCAGCCACCGGGACCGCCTCGGGACTGCCCCGGGCACCTCGAACCGCGCCGGGACCgccccgggctctgctccgAGACCGCGCCGGGACCGCCCCGAGCACCTCGATCCGCACCGGGACCTCCCCGAGCCCGCCCCGGCGCCCCCCGGCTCCGTCCCGAGCCCCCCGCAGGGTCCCCCCATGGctctggtgctgcagctccGCTCCGTCTCCGGCCTGCGCGGCAAAGGCGACCGCATCGCCAAGGCGGCGTTCCGGGGTACCGGGAGCGGGGACGGGAATTTGGGATCGGGATTTGGGCCGCCGGAATGTGGGGACAGGATTAGTGGAGCAAGATTTGGGGAGCAGGAATTGGGGGAGAGGGATTTGGGGAGCAGGAATTGggggagaaggatttgggggagCGGGATTTGGGGGTGAGGTTTTGAGGAGCAGGAATTGGGGGAGCAGGAATTGGgggagcaggatttggggaGCAGGATTTCAGGGAAAGGATTTGGGGACAGGATTTGGGGAACGAGATTTGGGGTGCGGGATTTTGGGGACAGGATTTTGGGGAGCGGGATTTGAGGGGCAGGGCTCGAGGGGGAGGATTTGGAGGCAGGAATTTGGGATTTTgggagcaggatttggggaGTGGGATTTGAGGGACAGGATTTTGGGAGCAGGATTTGGGTGCAGGATATGGGGGGCAGGATTTTGGGGGGCTGCTGGATTTGGGATGCAGGATTTTGGGGGATCAGTATGTGGGGAGTGGGATTTGGGGGACAGGATTTTGGGGAGACAGGATTTTGTGGGGGCGGGATTTGGGGTGCAGGAATTGGGGGAGAAGGATTTGAGGGATCGGGATTTGGGGAGCAGGATTTTAGGGGGGCAGGATTTGGGGGAGCAGGATTGGggggtgggatttgggagcaGGATTTTTGGGGGCAGGTTTGGGGTCAGGATTTGAGGGCAGGAATTTGGGAGCGGGATTTTGAGGACAGGAATTTGGGAGTGGGATGTTGGGGACAGGATTTGGCGGACGGGATTGGAGGTCAGGATCTGGGGACCCGGAATTTGGGGGGTGGGATTCGGGGACAGGATTTGGGGATCAGGATTCGGGGAGTCCCAGCATCCATCCCTGCCTCGGTTT from Corvus cornix cornix isolate S_Up_H32 chromosome 3, ASM73873v5, whole genome shotgun sequence encodes:
- the LOC120411812 gene encoding leucine-rich repeat extensin-like protein 3, encoding MGIPWSWDTDPPRSLREGIPGGNSALFHLGGRSCFSSLGIFQPLLPPGMFRPRFSLSRFRREYSSPDSSGNIPAPIPPLPVPPGIFQPRFRLSRFPREYSSPDSSGNIPAPIPPLPVPPGIFQPRFLREYSSPGSSSPRSPGNIPAPIPPLPVPPGIFQPRFLREYSSPDSASPGSPGNIPAPIPPGIFQPRFLLSLFPREYSSPGSSSPPFPREYSSPDSSSPRSPGNIPAPVPPLPVPPGIFQPGFPPAPALISRGMLLPRFSLARFPRDVLLSRFPLSGYSQQILLPIFSRGTLLSRFPVSRYSRQMFPPRFSREMLLSRFPLSRYPREMLPARYPRFLSRYLRDVLLSRFPLSRSPLGHVPAPFLPGNPRFLSRFPLSR